One window from the genome of Clupea harengus chromosome 19, Ch_v2.0.2, whole genome shotgun sequence encodes:
- the LOC116225014 gene encoding salivary glue protein Sgs-3-like, which yields MKLLHLLVCCLALWAPSLTQTSGMGESTVAATTPTTTPADTGKTTMETATNVSVTTTSETPPSTTTTTTTTTTAEPTTETTPKVTTTGAPMTTKTIPTTTTTTTSAATTKVTTTDASTAHPTKASTTAEETTTSASTTAEPTTETTPKVTTTGAPTTTKTIPTTPTTTTPAATTKVTTTDASTAHPTKASTTAEETTTSASTTVEPTTKTTPKLTTTGAPTTTKTIPSTPTTTTPAATTKVTTTDASTAHPTKASTTAEETTTSASTTVEPTTKTTPKTSSMGESTVAATSPTTTPAATEETTMETATSVSVTTTSETPPSTTTTTTTTVEPTTKTTPKVTTTGAPTTTKTIPTTSTTTTPAATTTVTTTSTTAEETTTSAIMSTSTSATTTTTTTTTTAATTAATTATTTATTTAATTLTTPAGASGISATLLSCTLPILFLLLWQ from the exons AAAGACAACCATGGAGACCGCCACAAACGTTTCTGTGACGACCACCTCAGAAACACctccatcaacaacaacaacaacaacaacaacaactacagctgAACCCACAACAGAAACAACACCCAAGGTAACCACCACAGGTGCACCgatgacaacaaaaacaatcccAACCACTACGACCACCACCACATCCGCAGCAACAACCAAAGTGACCACCACAGATGCATCTACAGCACACCCAACCAAAGCAAGCACTACAGCAGAAGAGACTACCACATCAGCATCAACTACAGCTGAACCCACAACAGAAACAACACCCAAGGTAACCACCACAGGTGCaccgacaacaacaaaaacaatcccAACCactccgaccaccaccacacccGCAGCAACAACCAAAGTGACCACCACAGATGCATCTACAGCACACCCAACCAAAGCAAGCACTACAGCAGAAGAGACTACCACATCAGCATCAACTACAGTTGAACCCACCACAAAAACAACACCCAAGCTAACCACCACAGGTGCaccgacaacaacaaaaacaatcccATCCActccaaccaccaccacacccgCAGCAACAACCAAAGTGACCACCACAGATGCATCTACAGCACACCCAACCAAAGCAAGCACTACAGCAGAAGAGACTACCACATCAGCATCAACTACAGTTGAACCCACCACAAAAACAACCCCCAAG ACTAGCAGCATGggtgagagcacagttgcaGCAACATCCCCAACCACAACACCTGCAGCTACTGAAGAGACAACCATGGAGACCGCCACAAGCGTTTCTGTGACGACCACCTCAGAAACACctccatcaacaacaacaacaacaacaactacagtTGAACCCACCACAAAAACAACACCCAAGGTAACCACCACAGGTGCaccgacaacaacaaaaacaatcccAACCACTTCGACCACCACCACACCCGCAGCAACAACCACAGTGACCACTACAAGCACTACAGCAGAAGAGACTACCACATCAGCAATCATGTCTACTTCCACCTCtgcaacaacaaccacaacaacaacaaccacaactgcAGCCACAACTGCAGCCACAACTGCAACCACAACTGCAACCACAACTGCAGCCACAACTCTAACCACCCCAGCAGGCGCCTCAGGAATCAGCGCCACCTTGCTGAGCTGCACACTGCCCATTCTGTTTCTTTTGTTGTGGCAGTGA